In Natrinema amylolyticum, the following are encoded in one genomic region:
- a CDS encoding MBL fold metallo-hydrolase, translated as MRVTFLGTGSAMPTGERFQAGILVQDDGRTLLLDCGAGALQRLQQSGVGYENVSTVLLTHHHLDHVADLLPLMKARWLAGEDHLEIVGPQGTKALIDDLLSVHEYMQDKIELQVREVVAGEFSVAGFDVSAYETRHSLPCLAYRFGDLFTFSGDSEAFSGLANFAEGSAILAHDCSFPDDVDVSNHPTPDTLGRALAGREIGRVYLTHLYPHTEGRHDEMLESIGAHYDGDVRFAEDLKTVSIE; from the coding sequence ATGCGCGTTACCTTTCTCGGCACGGGCAGCGCGATGCCCACCGGCGAACGCTTTCAGGCGGGGATCCTCGTGCAGGACGACGGCCGGACGCTGCTGCTGGACTGCGGTGCCGGCGCGCTCCAGCGGCTCCAGCAGTCCGGCGTCGGCTACGAGAACGTCTCGACCGTCCTCCTGACCCACCACCACCTCGATCACGTCGCCGACCTGCTGCCGCTGATGAAAGCCCGCTGGCTCGCCGGCGAGGACCACCTCGAGATCGTCGGCCCGCAGGGGACGAAGGCGCTGATCGACGACCTGCTCTCGGTCCACGAGTACATGCAGGACAAGATCGAGTTACAGGTCAGGGAGGTGGTCGCCGGCGAGTTCTCCGTCGCCGGCTTCGACGTCTCGGCCTACGAGACGCGTCACTCGCTCCCCTGTCTGGCCTACCGATTCGGCGATCTCTTCACCTTCAGCGGTGACAGCGAGGCGTTTTCCGGACTGGCGAACTTCGCGGAGGGCTCGGCGATTCTGGCCCACGACTGCTCGTTCCCCGACGACGTCGACGTCTCGAATCATCCGACGCCGGACACGCTCGGCCGGGCGCTCGCCGGTCGCGAAATCGGACGCGTCTACCTGACTCACCTCTACCCCCACACCGAGGGCCGCCACGACGAGATGCTCGAGTCGATCGGCGCTCACTACGACGGCGACGTTCGGTTCGCCGAGGACCTCAAGACGGTCTCCATCGAATAG